GGATGTTTACTCAATCAATAGTTCGAGCTTCTTGTGTGGATATTTGTGAGCAAAGGATTAAAACAACTTCAGGTTTTGGAAGAGCAATACTAATTAATTCTGGTCAAGCAAATGCATGTACAGGAAATCTTGGTATTCAACATTTTCAAATTGCTACAGGAAAGATTGCGGAACTTTTAGGAATAAAAGAAGAAGAAGTTTTAATGTGCTCAACTGGTGTAATTGGTGTTCCAATACAAATAAATGATTTAGTAAAAAATTTACCGAATTTAGTTAGTGATTTAAAAAGTATTAATTTTAAAAATGCAGCAGAAGCAATTTTAACTACTGATTTGACTTTGAAAAAAGTGTCAATAGAGACGATTATTCAAGGTAGAAAAATAAAAATAGCAGGATTTGCAAAAGGTTCAGGAATGATTTACCCCAACATGGCTACAATGCTTGCTTTTCTAACCTGTGATGCGGGTATTCAAAAAGAAGAATGGGACAAAATGATTGCTATTGCGGTTCAAAAATCTTTTAATGCAATATCAGTTGATGGAGAGACAAGCACAAATGATTCTTTTGTTGGAATAAATGCAGGAGAGAAAATTGAAAAAAGGTTTTTTCCAATTATCCAACAAGGGATTGATATTGTATGTCAGAACTTGGCAAAAAATATTGCAAGGGATGGAGAGGGAGCAAATTGTTTATTAGAAGTTTTGGTTCAAGGAGCAAAAAATACAGATGATGCAATTATGCTCGCGAAATCTATTTGTAATTCTGCCTTGGTAAAAACTGCGATACATGGTTGTGATCCAAATTGGGGACGAATCATTTCTGCTGCAGGTAATTCTGGAGTTAAATTTAGTTTAAATGAGGTTGACTTGTATATAGGAAACGCCCACATTTTGGAAAAAGGCAAGTTAAATAAATATGATCCACAAAAAGTCACAGACTATATTAAGTCCAGAATGAAAGGTAGATATTTGGTAGATGATATTGTAAAAATTATGATTAATCTAAATTCTGGCGAATCGAAAGGCACAGCTTGGGGGTGCGATCTTTCTAAAAAATATGTTGAAATAAATAGCGAATATACTACTTAAGTTTTAGTAAATCTAATGGTAGATATTCATTCATATAAAGAAACAGTATTGTTAAAGTTCCAATTACAGAGCCTAAAAAACCTCCAAAAAAATTAACTAATAATCCAGATTGTCTAATTATTGCTTCTTCGTTTTTTTCTTCTTCAAAATTAGGAGAATCAACTACTTTTAAGCGCTTATTTGTTGTTGGTTGTTTAAGTTGTTGGTGTCGGATGAGGGCTTCGAAATCAGGCATGGAATTTGTGAGGCAATTGAACAATAAGCAGACCAGCCCGTCATTCGACGAGGATCTGATCTACCTAAATCGTCTACAGCTTCAAATACAGCATTCCCCGAGGCTTCTGCTTTATCAAATGCTGAAAGCAAGGGTATAAATGTATCAAAAACATATAAACCAAAATTTTCTAGAGCTGCTTTGGCTTGTTGCGCTGCTTTTTGCTGTCTAAAATCAACTTTTACTATTACTACAGCATGGTTAACTTTTAAGTTGCTTAATAAATTAGCTAGTTCAACAGTTAATTCTACTGATCTTGCTTTTGCAGTTGTAGGTAAGATAACTAAATCTGAACCATACGCCAAGTGTTTAAGTTCTTCTTGATCACTGCTAGCCTGGCCATCAGTTATTACAATCTCTGATGATCTTGATGCTTTAGCAGCTGAACTGACGGGGAAAACTGGAAATGAAAGATTGCCTCTTGATGCGTATGCTAAAGCAGATCTATTCTTGTCGGCATCGACTATGCAAACTTTTTTACCTTCAGAATGCCAAACACTAGCAAGGTGAATACTTGTACAGGTCTTGGCTACCCCCCCTTTTTGTCCGCAAACGGTAATGAACAATTTTTTATTTTTATTTCTCTTACTTTGGAGAATAATTTCCTAATGTCAAGAGAAATTGATTTTTAATGCTTTAAAACTTATTTTTTGAAATATTTTAAAGAAGTTAATATTTTTAGATAACCTAATA
The Prochlorococcus marinus XMU1405 genome window above contains:
- the argJ gene encoding bifunctional glutamate N-acetyltransferase/amino-acid acetyltransferase ArgJ; protein product: MSQLDSNWSFADDSKVTPKGFLFAGISAGLKASNKKDLALILAPEGSIFSGMFTQSIVRASCVDICEQRIKTTSGFGRAILINSGQANACTGNLGIQHFQIATGKIAELLGIKEEEVLMCSTGVIGVPIQINDLVKNLPNLVSDLKSINFKNAAEAILTTDLTLKKVSIETIIQGRKIKIAGFAKGSGMIYPNMATMLAFLTCDAGIQKEEWDKMIAIAVQKSFNAISVDGETSTNDSFVGINAGEKIEKRFFPIIQQGIDIVCQNLAKNIARDGEGANCLLEVLVQGAKNTDDAIMLAKSICNSALVKTAIHGCDPNWGRIISAAGNSGVKFSLNEVDLYIGNAHILEKGKLNKYDPQKVTDYIKSRMKGRYLVDDIVKIMINLNSGESKGTAWGCDLSKKYVEINSEYTT
- a CDS encoding AAA family ATPase; this translates as MFITVCGQKGGVAKTCTSIHLASVWHSEGKKVCIVDADKNRSALAYASRGNLSFPVFPVSSAAKASRSSEIVITDGQASSDQEELKHLAYGSDLVILPTTAKARSVELTVELANLLSNLKVNHAVVIVKVDFRQQKAAQQAKAALENFGLYVFDTFIPLLSAFDKAEASGNAVFEAVDDLGRSDPRRMTGWSAYCSIASQIPCLISKPSSDTNNLNNQQQISA